The following are encoded in a window of Nibricoccus aquaticus genomic DNA:
- a CDS encoding transporter substrate-binding domain-containing protein encodes MPRPLRMASGSQFFRRFHRRILRRFFLWQLVAMFAATSLAQTAPAPEKNSTPLTRIGVFTDNYPFSFTGPSGQPEGFAVDLLAAIERTMGLRLERVTGPTDVITAAFHDYRLEALQSFAQTPARELRADFTVPYLSMAGSIFARKNTPPIRNFADLRGRRVMVHAGSLGEQLLRASGLETSIVHVESVEQALRKLDAGENDATLVSRLTGLATAHQLGLENIAPVGEPVPGYAVRYCFGVQDGDRELLAQLNEGLAILQRTGEFERIYRRWFGHVDPLPGYSALHIALAIAAGLALALAIAIWSFLRQRRLHENIAAQAEALRASEERYRGVFETSQEGLLLLHPAGKTPPDFALEEINQAAANMLGLDRSPPLPGTSLRGLTPCCTDCCDLLGQALARDGASVFEHTTPPGRSTHTALRVSVTRIGPRVLVVLSDLTETRRAEERLRTREQQLRQNQKLEALGTLAGGVAHDFNNILTSILGNADIAGLDLPPGSSVHAQLDEIRAASERARQLVRQILTFTRHAEARCETLCLTPLIEECLRFLRASVRSSITIRHHPAPGAPQIEADATQIHQVIMNLCTNAVHAMGDTTGSLEVTEDILTVTQEIIAQHPQLAPGEFVRIAIRDTGCGMTPEVVQRMFEPFFTTKAPGQGTGLGLSVVHGIMQNHRGAITVYSKPGQGTLFHLYFPLKTRTSSSQPPVFASGAPRGRGQRILFVDDEQPIVRAASQLLTRLGYEISAHHEVTAALAEFEKTPSAFALIVTDLTMPKMTGLEFIQRALALRPELPVVLISGFMNDTDLARARDLGVNRVLDKPLTLSALGRTVSECLNGR; translated from the coding sequence ATGCCACGTCCTCTTCGCATGGCCTCCGGCTCGCAATTTTTCCGGCGCTTCCACCGCCGCATCCTCCGCCGGTTTTTCCTCTGGCAACTCGTCGCCATGTTCGCCGCGACCTCGCTCGCGCAGACCGCTCCCGCTCCGGAAAAAAACTCCACGCCTCTCACCCGCATCGGCGTCTTCACCGATAACTACCCCTTCTCCTTCACCGGCCCCTCCGGCCAGCCCGAAGGTTTCGCCGTGGACCTGCTCGCCGCCATCGAGCGCACCATGGGCCTCCGCCTCGAACGCGTCACCGGCCCCACCGATGTCATCACCGCCGCCTTTCACGACTACCGCCTCGAAGCCCTCCAGTCCTTCGCCCAAACCCCCGCCCGCGAACTCCGCGCCGATTTCACCGTCCCCTACCTCTCGATGGCGGGCTCCATCTTCGCCCGCAAAAACACCCCGCCCATCCGCAATTTCGCCGACCTCCGCGGTCGCCGCGTCATGGTCCACGCCGGCAGCCTCGGCGAACAACTCCTCCGCGCCTCCGGCCTCGAGACCTCCATTGTCCACGTCGAGTCCGTCGAGCAGGCCCTCCGCAAACTCGATGCGGGTGAAAACGACGCCACCCTCGTCTCCCGCCTCACCGGCCTCGCCACCGCGCACCAACTCGGCCTCGAAAACATCGCCCCCGTCGGCGAACCCGTCCCCGGCTACGCCGTCCGTTACTGCTTCGGCGTGCAGGACGGCGACCGCGAACTCCTCGCTCAGCTCAACGAGGGCCTCGCCATCCTTCAGCGCACCGGCGAATTCGAGCGCATCTACCGCCGCTGGTTCGGCCACGTCGATCCACTCCCCGGATACTCCGCCCTCCACATCGCCCTCGCCATCGCCGCCGGCCTCGCCCTCGCCCTCGCCATCGCCATCTGGTCCTTCCTGCGCCAGCGTCGCCTCCACGAAAACATCGCCGCCCAGGCCGAGGCCCTCCGCGCCAGCGAGGAGCGCTACCGCGGCGTCTTCGAAACCTCCCAGGAAGGCCTCCTCCTGCTCCACCCCGCTGGCAAAACGCCCCCCGACTTCGCCCTCGAAGAGATCAACCAGGCCGCCGCAAACATGCTCGGCCTCGACCGCTCCCCGCCCCTCCCCGGCACCTCCCTGCGCGGCCTCACCCCCTGCTGCACCGATTGCTGCGACCTCCTTGGCCAGGCCCTCGCCCGCGACGGCGCCTCCGTCTTCGAACACACCACGCCCCCCGGCCGCTCCACCCACACCGCCCTGCGTGTATCCGTCACCCGGATCGGCCCCCGCGTTCTCGTCGTCCTCTCCGACCTTACCGAGACCCGCCGCGCCGAGGAACGCCTCCGCACCCGCGAACAACAGCTCCGCCAGAATCAAAAACTAGAAGCCCTCGGCACCCTCGCCGGCGGCGTCGCCCACGACTTCAACAACATCCTCACGAGCATTCTCGGCAACGCCGACATCGCCGGCCTCGACCTCCCCCCCGGCAGCTCCGTCCACGCCCAGCTCGACGAAATCCGCGCCGCCTCCGAACGCGCCCGCCAGCTCGTCCGCCAGATCCTCACCTTCACCCGCCACGCCGAGGCCCGCTGCGAAACCCTCTGCCTCACCCCGCTCATCGAGGAGTGCCTCCGCTTCCTCCGCGCCAGCGTCCGCAGCTCCATCACCATCCGCCACCACCCCGCCCCCGGCGCCCCGCAGATCGAGGCCGACGCCACCCAGATTCATCAGGTCATCATGAATCTCTGCACCAACGCCGTCCACGCCATGGGCGACACCACCGGCTCCCTCGAAGTCACCGAAGACATCCTCACCGTAACCCAGGAAATTATCGCCCAACATCCCCAGCTCGCCCCCGGCGAATTCGTCCGCATCGCCATCCGAGACACCGGCTGCGGCATGACTCCCGAAGTCGTCCAGCGCATGTTCGAGCCCTTCTTCACCACCAAAGCCCCCGGCCAGGGCACCGGCCTCGGACTCTCCGTCGTCCACGGCATCATGCAAAACCACCGCGGTGCCATCACCGTGTACAGCAAGCCCGGCCAGGGCACCCTCTTCCACCTCTACTTCCCCCTCAAAACGCGCACCAGCTCCTCCCAACCACCCGTCTTCGCCAGCGGCGCGCCCCGAGGCCGCGGCCAGCGTATCCTCTTTGTCGATGACGAGCAGCCCATCGTCCGCGCCGCATCCCAGCTCCTCACCCGCCTCGGCTACGAGATCTCCGCCCACCACGAAGTCACTGCGGCGCTCGCCGAGTTCGAAAAAACCCCATCCGCCTTCGCTCTCATCGTCACCGATCTCACCATGCCGAAAATGACCGGCCTGGAATTCATCCAGCGCGCCCTCGCCCTCCGCCCCGAGCTCCCCGTCGTCCTCATCAGCGGCTTCATGAACGACACTGACCTCGCCCGCGCCCGCGACCTCGGCGTTAACCGCGTCCTCGACAAACCTCTCACCCTCTCCGCCCTCGGCCGCACCGTCAGCGAATGCCTCAACGGCAGGTAA
- a CDS encoding endonuclease/exonuclease/phosphatase family protein, with protein MRLFFALCLSWLSFATAGLAREFTVMVYNVENLAGADGRTLSDDYRPQLYSRTHLLTKLNNIAKICAMFEEGRGPDIILFQEIERDINSDQYTFDHQGMLRAYENMHIEEMLGQHYNREIARMPVEALLLKMLSDRGMKDYRVAAADDAMVPGPRRGVAHINVVFSRFVIGSVQTYLMEDAPAILEVQVEVEGKPLYLFNNHWKFGVDNQQAERSRITAAELVRERVDEIFSINPAADIIIGGDLNCFHDQKLRYGWRKTAVNDVLKAVADERLLRGPHGDLYNLWYELPVSQRGSGLVDDKWTTFMQMIVSRGLYDYSGVQYIDDSFEVAAYAGVNVNAEGKPYRWSFRGSGQGFSKNFPLVARFRTVKTNRTQQFIELKLKETDAAKK; from the coding sequence ATGCGATTGTTCTTCGCGCTTTGCCTGAGCTGGCTGTCGTTCGCGACGGCGGGGCTGGCGCGTGAATTCACGGTGATGGTGTACAACGTGGAGAATCTGGCGGGGGCGGATGGGCGGACGCTGTCGGACGATTACCGGCCGCAGCTTTATTCGCGGACGCATCTGCTGACGAAGCTGAACAATATCGCGAAGATCTGTGCGATGTTCGAGGAAGGGCGCGGGCCGGACATCATTCTGTTTCAGGAGATCGAGCGGGACATCAACTCGGACCAGTACACGTTCGATCACCAAGGGATGCTGCGGGCGTATGAGAACATGCACATCGAGGAGATGCTGGGGCAGCACTATAACCGGGAGATCGCGCGGATGCCGGTGGAGGCGCTGTTGTTGAAGATGCTTTCGGATCGCGGGATGAAGGACTACCGGGTGGCGGCGGCGGACGATGCGATGGTGCCCGGGCCGCGGCGCGGGGTGGCGCACATCAATGTGGTTTTCTCGCGCTTCGTGATCGGCTCGGTGCAGACTTATCTGATGGAAGACGCGCCGGCGATCCTGGAGGTGCAGGTGGAGGTGGAGGGCAAGCCGCTGTATTTGTTTAACAATCACTGGAAGTTTGGCGTGGACAACCAGCAGGCCGAGCGCAGCCGGATCACGGCGGCGGAGCTGGTACGGGAGCGGGTGGATGAGATTTTTTCGATCAACCCGGCGGCGGACATCATCATCGGGGGGGATCTGAATTGTTTCCATGACCAGAAGCTCCGCTACGGCTGGCGGAAGACGGCGGTGAACGATGTGCTCAAGGCGGTGGCGGATGAGCGGCTGCTGCGGGGGCCGCACGGAGATTTGTACAATCTTTGGTACGAACTGCCGGTGAGCCAGCGGGGGAGCGGGCTGGTGGATGACAAGTGGACGACGTTCATGCAGATGATCGTCTCGCGGGGGCTGTATGACTACAGCGGGGTGCAGTACATCGATGACTCGTTCGAGGTGGCGGCGTACGCGGGCGTGAATGTGAACGCGGAGGGGAAGCCTTACCGCTGGTCGTTTCGCGGGTCGGGCCAGGGGTTCTCGAAAAACTTCCCGCTCGTGGCGCGGTTCCGGACGGTGAAGACGAACCGGACGCAGCAATTCATCGAGCTGAAGCTCAAGGAAACGGACGCGGCGAAAAAGTGA
- a CDS encoding Spx/MgsR family RNA polymerase-binding regulatory protein produces the protein MITVYTYAGCDSCRKAVKWLKAEGVAFEEKPIRETPPTVGELRAMLKQLGGSGELRRLFNTAGQDYRALGLKDTLPAMSEAEALGLLAKNGNLVKRPFLLGKSVGLVGFDAGVWAGKIKNEE, from the coding sequence ATGATCACGGTTTACACGTATGCGGGGTGCGACAGCTGTCGAAAAGCGGTGAAGTGGCTGAAGGCGGAAGGGGTGGCGTTTGAGGAGAAGCCGATCCGGGAGACGCCGCCGACGGTGGGGGAGTTGCGGGCGATGTTAAAGCAACTGGGCGGGAGCGGGGAGTTGCGGCGGTTGTTCAATACGGCGGGGCAGGATTATCGCGCGCTGGGGTTGAAGGACACGCTGCCGGCGATGAGCGAAGCGGAGGCGCTGGGGTTGCTGGCGAAGAATGGGAATCTGGTGAAGCGGCCGTTTTTGCTGGGGAAGAGCGTGGGGTTGGTCGGGTTTGATGCGGGGGTGTGGGCGGGGAAAATTAAGAATGAAGAATGA
- a CDS encoding ABC transporter ATP-binding protein: MPPASARRSQPLLSVTGLRVQRGNATLLHDISWRVEKGQHWVILGANGCGKTSLLKTLTGYLSATSGDIELLGARYGEADWRDLRFHIGIVTSAFHPSIPPAEPALETVISGKYAQLDLWAPTTKADEKAARKLLETAGASHLADREWIFLSQGERQRILIARALMAKPRLLILDEPCAGLDPVAREHFLGFMERLAQQKNAPTFVLVTHHVEEITPAFTHALILRAGRVVDDGPITSTLTNENLSTAFGEPVKIAKDHGIWRLLFSQAARHAPKI; the protein is encoded by the coding sequence ATGCCGCCCGCCTCCGCCCGCCGCTCCCAACCGCTCCTTTCCGTCACTGGCCTCCGCGTCCAGCGCGGCAACGCCACTCTGCTGCACGACATCTCCTGGCGCGTCGAAAAGGGCCAGCACTGGGTCATCCTCGGCGCCAACGGCTGCGGCAAAACCTCCCTCCTCAAAACCCTCACCGGCTACCTCTCCGCCACCTCCGGCGACATCGAACTCCTCGGTGCCCGCTACGGCGAAGCCGACTGGCGCGACCTCCGCTTCCACATCGGCATCGTTACCTCCGCATTTCACCCGTCGATTCCGCCCGCCGAGCCCGCGCTCGAAACCGTCATCAGCGGCAAATACGCCCAGCTCGATCTCTGGGCTCCCACCACCAAGGCCGACGAAAAAGCCGCCCGCAAACTCCTCGAAACCGCCGGCGCCTCCCACCTCGCCGACCGCGAATGGATCTTCCTCTCCCAAGGCGAACGCCAGCGCATCCTCATCGCCCGCGCCCTCATGGCCAAACCCCGCCTCCTCATCCTCGACGAGCCCTGCGCCGGCCTCGACCCCGTCGCCCGCGAACACTTCCTCGGCTTCATGGAACGCCTCGCGCAGCAAAAAAACGCCCCCACCTTCGTCCTTGTCACCCACCACGTCGAAGAAATCACGCCTGCCTTCACCCACGCGCTCATCCTCCGCGCAGGCCGCGTCGTCGATGACGGCCCGATCACCTCGACCCTCACCAACGAAAACCTCTCCACCGCTTTCGGCGAACCCGTGAAAATCGCCAAAGACCACGGCATCTGGCGCCTGCTGTTCTCACAGGCCGCCCGCCACGCTCCGAAAATATGA
- a CDS encoding 3-deoxy-D-manno-octulosonic acid transferase, translated as MLWFYRVMFVPALLVAAPYYLWRMRKRGGYRDGFAQRFGAVDALPAKRAGVKRIWLQAVSVGEMLAIGPVIDGLMKRGDVEIYLTTTTSTGHKLAVERYAAKVMAIGYFPTDWCFFSARAWKRIAPDLAILTEGERWPEFIAQARKRSVPLIALNGRLSDRSFSRMRAWLWAVRPLMSGITRVLACSEHDAARFRELGFSADSVSSTGNIKLDVTIPVLTEAERAKLRGELGLSFAGAGASGVGAVPVLLGSSTWPGEEVALVGALKALREAGIAARLLIVPRHAERRGDVETALKETGFSFHFRSRGAAAGEVDIAVGDTTGELRKFTQLADVVFVGKSLPPHGEGQTPVEAAALGRAILFGPGMSNFRPISRELIESGAARVVHDAEELAVVSTLLFREAGVRAAMATAAQGWHRANQGAVARSLAALDEELRKLG; from the coding sequence ATGCTGTGGTTTTATCGAGTGATGTTTGTCCCCGCGCTGCTGGTTGCAGCGCCGTATTATCTTTGGCGGATGCGGAAGCGTGGCGGGTATCGCGACGGGTTCGCGCAGCGTTTTGGCGCGGTGGATGCGCTGCCGGCGAAACGGGCGGGCGTGAAACGCATCTGGCTGCAGGCGGTGAGCGTGGGGGAAATGCTCGCGATCGGGCCGGTGATCGACGGGCTCATGAAGAGAGGTGACGTGGAAATTTATCTGACGACGACGACGAGCACTGGGCACAAGCTGGCGGTGGAGCGGTATGCGGCGAAGGTGATGGCGATCGGGTATTTTCCGACGGACTGGTGTTTTTTCTCGGCGCGCGCGTGGAAGCGGATCGCGCCGGATCTGGCGATTCTGACGGAGGGGGAGCGGTGGCCGGAATTTATCGCGCAGGCGCGCAAGCGGAGTGTGCCGCTGATCGCGTTGAACGGGCGGTTGTCGGACCGGAGTTTTTCGCGGATGCGGGCGTGGCTTTGGGCGGTGAGGCCGCTGATGAGCGGGATCACGCGGGTGCTAGCGTGTTCGGAACATGATGCGGCGCGGTTTCGTGAGCTGGGGTTTTCGGCGGACAGCGTTTCTTCGACGGGGAACATCAAGTTGGATGTGACGATTCCGGTGTTAACGGAGGCGGAGCGGGCGAAGTTGCGCGGGGAGCTCGGGCTGAGTTTTGCGGGAGCAGGAGCAAGCGGAGTCGGAGCTGTGCCGGTGTTACTGGGGTCTTCGACGTGGCCGGGGGAGGAAGTGGCGCTGGTCGGAGCGCTGAAGGCATTGCGCGAGGCGGGGATTGCGGCGCGATTGTTGATTGTGCCGCGACATGCGGAGCGTCGCGGGGACGTGGAGACGGCGCTGAAGGAGACGGGGTTTTCGTTTCATTTCAGATCGCGCGGCGCGGCGGCGGGAGAGGTGGATATTGCGGTGGGCGACACGACGGGGGAGCTGAGGAAGTTCACGCAGCTGGCGGATGTGGTGTTTGTAGGGAAGAGCCTGCCGCCGCATGGCGAAGGGCAGACGCCGGTTGAGGCGGCGGCGTTGGGGCGGGCGATTTTGTTTGGGCCGGGGATGTCGAATTTCCGGCCGATTTCGCGTGAGCTGATAGAAAGCGGCGCGGCGCGTGTGGTGCATGACGCGGAGGAGCTGGCGGTGGTATCGACGTTGTTGTTTCGCGAAGCGGGAGTGCGCGCGGCGATGGCGACTGCGGCGCAGGGTTGGCACCGGGCGAATCAGGGCGCGGTGGCGCGCTCGCTGGCGGCGCTGGATGAAGAGCTGCGCAAGTTGGGCTGA
- a CDS encoding HAD family acid phosphatase, with protein sequence MKFRAWAAVMAVVLVACGGCAGGVGREPVNLTTRKAEIVRYQESGDYARGMAAVAAEASRWIEARAAKRVEGERLAVVFDIDETVLSNWENMKRDDFSYISERWHAWVDRAEGTAIEPVRETFQVARRAGVAVIFLTGRKERDRAGTERNLRAEGLGDYAELIVRAESGAAEAGAESERGRSAVVFKTAVRKRLTEAGWKIIANVGDQESDLAGGYAEKVFKLPNPFYLTE encoded by the coding sequence ATGAAATTTCGAGCATGGGCCGCCGTGATGGCGGTGGTGTTAGTGGCGTGCGGCGGTTGCGCGGGCGGGGTGGGGCGCGAGCCGGTGAATCTGACGACGCGCAAGGCGGAGATCGTGCGGTATCAGGAGTCTGGCGACTATGCGCGCGGGATGGCGGCGGTGGCGGCGGAGGCGTCGCGGTGGATCGAGGCGCGGGCGGCGAAGCGGGTGGAGGGCGAGCGGCTGGCGGTGGTTTTCGATATCGATGAGACGGTGCTCTCGAACTGGGAGAATATGAAGAGGGATGATTTTAGCTACATCTCGGAGCGGTGGCACGCGTGGGTGGACCGGGCGGAGGGCACGGCGATCGAGCCGGTGCGGGAGACGTTCCAGGTGGCGCGGCGAGCGGGGGTGGCGGTGATTTTTCTCACGGGCCGCAAGGAGCGTGATCGCGCGGGGACGGAGCGGAATCTGCGGGCGGAGGGGCTGGGCGATTATGCGGAGTTGATCGTGCGGGCGGAGAGTGGCGCGGCTGAGGCCGGGGCGGAGTCGGAGAGAGGGCGCAGTGCGGTGGTGTTTAAGACGGCGGTGCGGAAGCGACTGACGGAGGCGGGATGGAAGATCATCGCGAATGTCGGCGATCAGGAGAGCGATCTGGCGGGCGGGTATGCGGAGAAGGTGTTCAAGCTGCCGAATCCATTTTATCTCACGGAATGA
- a CDS encoding M16 family metallopeptidase: MRRLLTLGFLATVSLASALFAKTPPETPRFAHEHSDLKADPAARFGKLPNGLHYVVLANHEPKERASLRLVVLAGSFHETDDQQGLAHFLEHMAFNGSIHYPPGTIVEYFQRMGMSFGGDTNAYTSFDHTAYMLELPDTKTETLAEGIKVFSDYASGLLLLEPELNKERGIILSEKRARDSVEFRQLVAELKFVIGDTLLPKRMPIGIESVIEKAARDRFVDFYDTWYRPSRMAIVAVGDFDPAAIGKQITDNFSSFTARGPARPSPEIGNTYAFNGVRTLYHHEPEAGATTVAIQTASPIPPEADTAATRIARLPRDLAVAILNRRLDILVKEEGAPFTRGQAAVNDAFDLFRNALIELTCKPAQWSDALAVADQELRRALEHGFQPAELAEARANFLNGLEQAALTASTRRSDQLASELISALTQDEVFTTPADDLALLKPALEKITVEQCAAALRAAFSAPGRFVSVMGNAKIEPAATAASSTSPDAQILAAYESSRAKPVTAPTTIADAAFAYTDFGPAGKVTSRQHVDDLDVDLVTFANDVRLNLKKTAFEAGKIRVSVRIGAGRLTEPKTQPGLAYFTDKVFTAGGLGKHSVDDLERILAGKTVGLDFRIAGDAFQFTTLTNRDDLLLQLQLLAAYLTDAGWRPESIRVAHKNFEQLYTRLAHIPDGPLQLEVPRLLASGDPRFGLPSKEQLLARTLDEARAWATPQLTTGPIEIAIVGDLDPDATLAAVAQTFGALPARQPKPAYEAERQAAFPEPFAKDFTVTSEIPKGYVALYWPTTDSRDIRTVRRLSVLSEVFSDRLRVKIREELGDAYSPQTSSGPSDTYRNYGLMTALIAVDPAKAKIVTDATLEIATDLATNGVNEDELERAKKPILTSLREAGRNNQYWLFSVLGSAQEQPQRLDWRRSIDTDFAAITKTEIDALAKQYLPAARAFRVTSLPVKP; this comes from the coding sequence ATGCGTCGCCTCCTCACCCTCGGATTTCTCGCAACCGTCTCGCTCGCCTCGGCTCTTTTCGCCAAAACCCCGCCCGAGACTCCCCGCTTCGCCCACGAGCACAGCGACCTGAAAGCCGACCCCGCCGCCCGCTTCGGCAAACTCCCCAACGGCCTCCACTACGTCGTCCTCGCCAACCACGAGCCCAAGGAACGCGCCAGCCTCCGCCTCGTCGTCCTCGCCGGTTCCTTCCACGAGACCGACGACCAGCAGGGCCTCGCCCACTTCCTCGAGCACATGGCCTTCAACGGCTCCATCCACTACCCGCCCGGCACCATCGTCGAATATTTCCAGCGCATGGGCATGAGCTTCGGCGGCGACACCAACGCCTACACCTCTTTCGACCACACCGCTTACATGCTCGAACTTCCGGATACGAAAACCGAAACCCTCGCCGAGGGCATCAAGGTCTTCTCCGACTACGCCAGCGGCCTCCTTCTCCTCGAACCCGAACTCAACAAGGAGCGCGGCATCATCCTCTCCGAAAAACGTGCGCGCGACTCCGTGGAATTCCGCCAGCTCGTCGCCGAACTCAAATTCGTCATCGGCGACACTCTCCTCCCCAAACGCATGCCCATCGGCATCGAGTCCGTCATCGAAAAGGCCGCCCGCGACCGCTTCGTCGACTTCTACGACACCTGGTACCGCCCGTCCCGCATGGCCATCGTCGCCGTCGGCGACTTCGACCCCGCCGCCATCGGGAAACAAATCACCGATAACTTCTCTTCTTTCACCGCCCGCGGCCCCGCCCGTCCTTCGCCTGAGATTGGAAATACCTACGCCTTCAACGGCGTTCGCACACTCTACCACCACGAGCCCGAAGCCGGCGCCACCACCGTCGCCATCCAGACCGCCTCGCCAATCCCGCCCGAAGCCGACACCGCCGCCACTCGCATCGCCCGTCTCCCCCGCGATCTCGCCGTCGCGATTCTCAATCGCCGCCTCGACATCCTCGTCAAGGAAGAAGGCGCCCCCTTCACCCGCGGCCAGGCCGCCGTCAACGACGCCTTCGATCTCTTCCGCAACGCCCTGATCGAGCTCACCTGCAAACCCGCCCAATGGTCCGACGCCCTCGCCGTCGCCGATCAGGAACTACGCCGCGCCCTCGAACACGGTTTCCAGCCCGCCGAACTCGCCGAGGCCCGCGCCAATTTTCTCAACGGCCTCGAACAAGCCGCCCTCACCGCCTCCACCCGCCGTTCCGACCAGCTCGCCAGCGAACTCATCTCCGCCCTCACCCAGGACGAAGTCTTCACCACCCCGGCCGACGACCTCGCCCTCCTCAAACCCGCGCTGGAAAAAATCACCGTCGAGCAATGCGCCGCCGCCCTCCGCGCGGCCTTCTCCGCCCCCGGTCGCTTCGTCAGCGTGATGGGCAACGCCAAGATCGAGCCCGCCGCCACCGCTGCGTCTTCCACCTCACCCGACGCCCAAATTCTCGCCGCTTACGAAAGTTCCCGCGCCAAGCCCGTCACCGCACCCACGACCATCGCCGACGCCGCCTTCGCCTACACCGACTTCGGTCCCGCCGGAAAAGTCACCTCGCGCCAACACGTCGACGACCTCGACGTCGATCTCGTCACCTTCGCCAACGACGTCCGCCTGAATCTTAAGAAGACCGCGTTCGAAGCTGGCAAAATCCGCGTCAGCGTCCGCATCGGCGCCGGCCGCCTCACCGAACCCAAAACCCAGCCCGGCCTCGCCTACTTCACCGACAAAGTATTCACCGCTGGCGGACTCGGCAAACACAGCGTTGACGACCTCGAGCGCATCCTCGCCGGCAAAACCGTCGGCCTCGATTTCCGCATCGCCGGCGACGCCTTCCAGTTCACCACCCTCACCAACCGCGACGACCTTCTCCTCCAGCTCCAGCTCCTCGCCGCGTACCTCACCGACGCCGGCTGGCGTCCCGAGTCGATCCGCGTCGCGCATAAAAATTTCGAACAACTCTACACCCGTCTCGCTCACATCCCCGACGGCCCGCTCCAGCTCGAAGTCCCCCGCCTCCTCGCCAGCGGCGACCCACGCTTCGGCCTCCCGTCCAAAGAACAACTCCTCGCCCGCACGCTCGACGAAGCCCGCGCCTGGGCCACGCCCCAGCTCACCACCGGCCCCATCGAAATCGCCATCGTCGGCGACCTCGACCCCGACGCCACCCTCGCCGCTGTCGCTCAAACCTTCGGTGCCTTGCCCGCCCGCCAGCCCAAGCCCGCCTACGAAGCCGAGCGTCAGGCCGCCTTCCCTGAACCCTTTGCCAAAGACTTCACCGTCACCTCCGAGATTCCGAAAGGCTACGTCGCCCTGTATTGGCCAACCACTGACAGCCGTGACATCCGCACTGTCCGCCGACTCAGCGTTCTTAGCGAGGTCTTCAGCGACCGCCTCCGCGTGAAAATCCGCGAAGAACTCGGCGACGCCTACAGCCCGCAGACCAGCAGCGGCCCCAGCGACACCTACCGCAACTACGGTCTCATGACCGCCCTCATCGCCGTCGATCCCGCGAAAGCCAAAATCGTCACCGACGCCACGCTCGAAATCGCCACCGACCTCGCCACCAACGGCGTCAACGAAGACGAACTCGAGCGCGCCAAAAAGCCCATCCTCACCAGCCTCCGCGAAGCCGGTCGCAACAACCAGTACTGGCTCTTCTCCGTCCTCGGCAGCGCTCAAGAGCAACCGCAGCGCCTCGACTGGCGCCGCAGCATCGACACCGATTTCGCCGCCATCACCAAGACCGAGATCGATGCCCTCGCGAAACAATACCTCCCCGCCGCCCGTGCCTTCCGCGTCACCTCCCTCCCCGTAAAACCCTAA